The Streptomyces sp. NBC_00459 DNA segment AGACCGAGGGCGGTCTCCACGGAGTCGGTGAGGCGGCGCTTGGCGCCCTCCTTGACCGTGAGGCGGTCGATGACCACCTCGATGGTGTGCTTCTCCTGCTTCTTCAGCGTGGGCGGGTCGGACAGCTGGATCGTCTCGCCGTCCACACGCGCGCGGGAGTAGCCCTTGGTCTGGAGGTCCGCGAACAGGTCGACGAACTCGCCCTTGCGCTCCCGCACGAGCGGTGACAGCACCTGGAAGCGGCTGCCCTCCGGCAGCTCCAGGACCCTGTCGACGATGGCCTGCGGCGACTGACGCGAGATGGGGCGACGGCACTCGGGGCAGTGCGGCTTGCCGATGCGCGCGAAGAGGAGACGGAGATAGTCGTAGACCTCGGTGATGGTGCCCACCGTCGAGCGCGGGTTGCGCGAGGTCGACTTCTGGTCGATCGAGACGGCCGGTGAGAGGCCCTCGATGAAGTCGACGTCCGGCTTGTCCATCTGGCCGAGGAACTGGCGGGCGTACGACGAGAGCGACTCGACGTAGCGGCGCTGGCCCTCGGCGAAGATCGTGTCGAAGGCCAGGGAGGACTTGCCCGACCCCGACAGGCCCGTGAAGACGATGAGCGAGTCGCGCGGGAGGTCGAGCGAGACATTTTTGAGATTGTGCTCGCGCGCGCCACGGACGATGAGACGGTCGGCCACGCCGGTCCGCACCTTTCTTGAGAGAAGTGACAGGGGCGGGGCCCCCGTGCTTTCTCAGACTAGGGGGAGCCACTGACAACGCCGGTCGGATTCCTGGGGTGGTAACAATCCCCGGCCATCCAGCATGCCCGACGCCGCACTCGACCATATAGCACGCACATTCGATTTGCGGGCCTGTCCCATCGGCTTCACCCGAACGTGTGGCGGGGCTATCGTCGGCTCCATGGCCGATCATGTGCGCGACCTGGCATCTGTACACGACGCGACGGAGCGACTGCTCACCGCAGTCGCGAAATTGAACAACGATTCGGTGGCCGAACCGTCACGGCTGCCTGGCTGGACCCGCGGCCATGTCCTGGCCCACCTCGCCCGCAACGCGGACGCCCTCGTGAACGTCCTCGAAGGACGTCTCATGTACGTCTCCGGGGAGGCCCGCGACGCCGGCATCGAGCGGGACGCCCCACGCCCCCTCGACGTACAGCTCTCGGACGTGCGCGAGAGCGCCGCCCGCTTCCAGGAGGCGGGGGCAGTGCCCGCGGACTGGTCGCGCACGGTGGAGCTGCGCAACGGGGTCACCGACACCGCCTCGCGGGTCCCGTTCCGCCGCTGGATCGAGGTCGAGCTGCACCACGTCGATCTGGGGATCGGGTACGAGCTCGAAGACCTTCCGGCGGAGTTCATGGAGCGGGAGATCACGTTCCTGGCCGACCGGTTCACAGGCCATCCGGAGGTGCCGCCCACGGTGATCACGGACGGCACGCGCGCGTGGAGGACGGGAAGCGAAGCGGGCGGGCCCGAGGTCACGGTCACCGGAGCCGCGCCCGAGCTGCTGGGCTGGCTCGCCGGTCGCCGCGACGGAGCGGAACTCGACGTCCAGGGCGGAGCACTGCCCACACTGCCCGCGCTCTAGGGTCACCGGCGCCGCTATAGGCTGAACGTCATGACGTACAGCGGAGCGGTGAAGGTCGGCGGCCCTGCCGATGTGCACGAGTTGCCGGACCTGATGATCACCAAGGTCGCGGTGGGCCCAATGAACAACAACGCCTATCTGCTTCGCTGCCGGGCCACGGACGAGCAGTTGCTGATCGACGCGGCGAACGACGCCCATACGCTGATCACACTGATCGGTGACGACGGCATCGCGTCGGTCGTCACCACGCACCAGCACGGGGACCACTGGCAGGCGCTCGCGGAGGTCGTGGAAGCCACCGGTGCCCGTACGTACGCGGGCCGGGACGACGCCGAGGGCATCCCCGTACCCACCGATGTACCGGTCGCCGACGGTGACACGATCCGCGTCGGGCGTGTGGAACTCACCGCACGCCATCTGGTCGGGCACACTCCGGGTTCGATCGCGCTCGTCTACGACGACCCGCACGGGCATCCGCACGTGTTCACCGGGGACTGTCTCTTCCCTGGCGGTCCTGGGCGGACGACGCGTCCGGAAGAGTTCAACTCCCTGATGGGCGGCCTGGAGACGAAGCTGTTCGACGTCCTGCCTGACGAGACGTGGATCTACCCCGGCCACGGCAACGACACCTCCCTCGGCACGGAGCGGCCCCACCTCGCGGAGTGGCGCGCACGAGGCTGGTAACCCGTCCGACGACGACCGCCCCCGTTTCGAACCGAAGCGGGGGCGGTCGCGCGTTCAGGCACGTCGAAGCTCCGGCAGCGAAGCCACCCGCCAGGAACATGCAGAGGGTCCCGGGAAGACGTCTCGCGCCACGTCGCCATCGCGGTACGTTCTCGCCCGGCAAGATGCGTACGCCGCCCGCCGACACCGGCGCCCACGCCGAAAGGTGATCGACCGGTCAAGGTCCTCCGGGGCCCGCTTCCCCCGGCATATCTCGATACGGCGGGAGCGTGGGAGACCGCCAGGAGCGAGCAGAAGATGCCAAGGAAGCAGGCGACCGCGGCGCAGAAGGCCCGCCAACGCCAGGCGGCCACCGGCGGGAAGTACACCGCCGCCCTCCGCGCCGGACCCGGAAGAGAAGTTCGGTGACCTGTGCTGGAAGGGCACGCCATGGCCCCAGGTCCCCGACGTGCGGTGGGGTCGCGTCCGCCCCGCACGTCGCCGGCTACGCGGCGGGTGTGAGCTCGGCGCGGCCGAACAGCAGGGCGTAGCCGGTGGGGAGCCGGCCCAGGACGCGGGTGATGAGGTCGGAGCCTGCGTGGGCGGCGACGGCGGAGAAGACGGATCCGGTGTCCCAGCGGGTGGTGGCCAGGGAGGCACCGGTGCGGGCGGCGAGGTCCTTGACGAAGGCCCAGCCCGTCAGGGGCTGGGGGTCGGGGATCTGCGCAGTCAGCACGCGTGCGCCCTCCAAGGGCAGACAGGCGGCGAGATCGACGCGTTCGTCACCGGTCAACTGGCGCCCCAGGCCGGAGAGGACCAGGCGGACGGCTTCGTCGGCCCGCTCACGGGTGGGGTAGGCGCCTTCGTAGCGGACCTTCTCCAGCATCTGCTCGTACGCCGTCGAGTACGGCTGCCGGTGCTCAAGCGGTTCGCGCACGTCGGTGATCACTGCGGTGCATGCCTTTCATGGGAGCCATGGTGCCGGTGTGCGGCACCGAGGTACGGGTCAGGTGGGAAGGGGGCGGCCGAAGAGGAGGTCGTAGCCGACGGGGAGCTGGAGCAGGATCTGCCCCAGCAGGTCATCGCCGACGGCGTCGGCGACCGTGGACAGCACGGCGCCGACGTCCCAGGTGGCGGTCTGCTCGGTGGCGCCCTCGATCCAGGCGGCGGTCGCCCGGACGAACCGCTCCGGGGGTAGCGGTTCGGCGCTCTGCAGCGGGTTGAGCAGGATCAGGGCGAAGCCCTCTGGCAGGCGCGCCGCCAACTGGGCGCGGACTTCGCCGACCAGGTGCGCGCCCAGCAGGGCGAGCACCACGCGGGCCGCGCGCTCGGCTTCCTCCGCAGTGCCGTATTCGCCCCGTTCCTTCACGTGGTCGAGGAACGCTTCGCGTCGCAGAGTCATGTCGGCCGCCACCCATGCTTGTTTCTCGGACTGCCCACGGGGTCGCGGAGGACGGGGTGAGGGGGAGATCAGGTGCCCGTCCTCCGCACCGGTCCGGCCAGGTGTCAGCCGGAGATCTCCTGGCGGCCGGAGCCGACGCCGATGGAGATCTTGCGGGGCTTGGCGCGCTCGGCGATCGGGATGCGCAGGGTGAGCACGCCCGCGTCGTAGTCGGCCTTGATGTGCTCGGTGTCGAGGGTGTCGGCGAGCACGATCTGGCGGGAGAAGACGCCCAGGGGCCGCTCGGACAGCTCCATCTGTACGTCGTCGGCGGCCTTTGTCACCGGCCGGCGCTCGGCCTTGACGGTGAGCATGTTCCGCTCGACGTCGATGTCGATCGCGTCTGCGGTGACACCGGGAAGGTCGAAGGCCACTACGTAGTCGTCGCCCTCGCGGTAGGCGTCCATCGGCATCGCCGACGGCCTCGACCAGGTACCTGGGCCCATCAGCTGCTGCGTCAGCCGGTCCAGCTCACGGAAGGGGTCAGTGCGCATCAACATCGTGAAAACACCTCCAGCAGGTTCAGGCAGTTGCTGCCAATGCGCTCACTGACACCGTTGTAACATGTCATCCAATGGATGACAAACATGATGTCGTCTACGTGATGACAATCCGAGGGAGGTGTCTGTGACCGCAGCCGACCAGCCGTCCACGACCAGCACGAACGCCCACAGTCCGGCGTCGTTCCTCGCCGCCGTGGCGGCCCTGAACGCCATAGACGGCGCCCTGCGCGACGCCCATCGGGACTCTCCGGACATGCCCGACGGGCCCGGGACCGGACCTGGTCCCGGGCCGGAGCAGGCGCTGGCCTCCCTGATGCTGCTGCGGCAGGTGCGCGAGCTGCTCGCCGGATGGGAGACCGGCCTGATCGAAACCGCCCGCGACGCGGGCGCCAGCTGGGCCGACCTCGCCCATCCCCTCGGCGTCGCCAGCCGCCAGGCAGCCGAACGCCGTTACCTGCGCGGCCGGCCCGGCCCCGCCGGGACCACAGGCGAGCAGCGCGTGACGGCCACCCGTCAGGCCCGTGCCGTCGAACGCACCACCGCCGCCTGGGCCCGTGCCAACGCCGCCGACCTGCGCCGCATCGCGGGCCAGATCACCGCCCTCACCGACCTGCCCGCCACCGCCCGCCGCCCGCTCGACAAGCTCCACGCGGCCCTCGCCCACGACGACCCCGCCGACCTCGTCGCCCCGCTGACCGCCACCCGCCCCTACCTGGCTGCCACCCACCCCGGCCTCGCCGCCCGGCTCGACACCCTCACACCCCCCTGAACCCACCCGTTGTCCCAGGGCATGCGCGAGATCCCCCTGCCGTCACCTGACGCAGCTCCGCGCTTCTTCAAGCCAGGAGCCGGTGAGCAAGGATCGCCATATCCCCTCCGGACTGCCTCATCTGTCACATAGGGTGACGCTCTGGTTCGCCACGGCGAGCTCCAGGGGGCCGGGTACGGGGCGCGGGCAGCGCAGGGAAGTCATCACGGGGCGTCGCCTTCCGTGTGGGGCTGACCCAGGGGTGCGATTCCCGCGTGCACCAGACGGAGGAACAACGCCCTCCGCTGTTGCCGCAACTGCGGGTCCGCGCTCGTCTTCTTCAGCCCGTCCTCGACCGCGAGGAGGAGAAGCACGATGTCCTCGGCGGTCGCGCCGGAGGTCGCGAACTGCACTTCTCCCGCTGCCTCGGCGGAATGCAGCGCGGAGGTGAGCCGGACGACCAGAGCCGCATGGGCCTCGCCGGCGATGTCCCCGGCGACGTCGAGACTCGCGTCGAGGACTTCCCCGCCGTGCACGCTCGACGAGATCTGCGCCAGGAGTCCCCCGAAGTAGGCGGCCATCGCGGCATCGACTCGGGACAGCGCATCGCCCTGCCGGGTGAGAGCAGTGTCCACCTCGCCGAGCGCCCAGGAGTGCGCCCGGCGGGACCCTGCCCGGAAGAGATCTTCCTTACTGGGGAAATGCAGATACAGGGCAGCCCGGGACATCCCGGCGGCACGGGCCACGTCCTGCATGGTGGTCTTGCCGTAGCCGTACTGACAGAAGGCACTCAGTGCGGCATCGAGGATGTGTTCCGTTCGGTCGTCTGCCATGCTGTGATCATGACGCAATGGACTCCCAGCGTCAATGAGTCCAATTTGGCTGGTCATCTTGGGTTCCACACTCAGTGCCCGACCTCTCAACCCATCAGGAGCAAAGGCCCCATGACACAGACAGCAGCCGTCCCGGCCGGTGGTGCGATCGCCGAGCAGATCCGCGAGGTCGAGCGGGCCAGGCTCCGAGCGCTCGTAGCAGGCGACATCCGTGCCGCTTCCGAGCTGCACTCACCCGACTTCCAGCTCGTCACCCCCGTCGGTCACCTGCTGCCCAAAGACGCATACCTCCAGGCGATCGCGACCGGAGACATCGACTACGTGGAGTGGGAACCCGGCCCCATCGACGTCCGGATTCACGGGACCGCCGCCGTCATCCGCTACCAGGCCACGCTGGAGGTGATCTTCAAGCATCACCGGGTACCCCGCGCGAGTTATTGGCACACCGACACCTATGAGAACGCAGACGGCCAGTGGCAAGCGGTCTGGTCCCAGGCAACCGCGATCGAGCAGATGACAGAGCGCCCACTCCCGTAGCGGACCCGGACCGCCGGACCTGAGAGCGCCGCAGCTCCCAGGGGGCATGGGCGCGTCCGCGGACATTTGCCGCACGCTCCGCTCACCTCGGTGATATTCCGACCCAGACGGGTCGCCGGCGGACCCGCGTGGAAGGACGCGATCGCCCTGGCCGCCGCGCTCGCCACCGAGCCCACTGTTGTGGCCGCGCTCGCTACGACGCCGAGCGCCGACCGCGCAGCCAGGCCGTCGTGCGGGCCGGCCGGACGGGCCGGCTGCCCTCCCACCCACTGACCGTCGCCCTGCGGAACGATGCAATGCGGCCGACACCCTCCCACACCGCAACACACATGCCCCTTCGGCACCACGCCTGGATCCCAGCATGGCGGAGCTGATCCGATTCGCGCCCCGCCGGCTCACCCCCAGACGCCTTCCCAGACAAAGTCGAGTTGGGTGTCTTGCCGTTGGCGGTCGCGGTCGGCGTCGGCGTCCGGGTGCGTGCTGATCTTGTTCCGGACGACCTGTGGCAGCGGGTGGCTCCACTGTTGCCGCGTGCTCCCGAGCGCAGTCAGCGCTATCCCGGGCAACCGCGCGTTCCCCGGCGGCGTGGGCAACACACGCAAGGACCCGGAAGCCTTCGCCAGCCTGATCCACGACGTGGAGACGAAGATCTTCGGCCCGCTCCCGGACGAGAGCTGGGTCTATCCGGGCCACGGCAACGACACGACCCTGGGTACGGAGCGGCCCCACCTGCCGGAGTGGCACGCACGGGGCTGGTGAGCCGACCGGCGGGGACCGCGCACACGAGGTGGTGAACTCCCCCGTAGGGGCGTGCAATTGATGGACGCGCGCCCCGTGTGAAACGAACACACGCGCCAGTGACGTACACGCGCTCCCGGCGTGCGCGCTGGCGTAGTCCACTGAAGGCAGCCCCGCGCAGGATGACGGCTCCTGAGCGGCACGGGCCGCCGACCTGTCGATCCCCGCCCTCGGTCGGCGGCCCCGGCGTTCACAAGAACGCAACACACGTTCCCATTATGCGGACAATTCCGCGTGTGACCTGGACAAATGGCACGGTCCGCTGTCACTCTCCCGCCATGCACCTTGCCCCTTACATGTTGCGCCGCGCGTTCTCCGCCGCCACTGTCGCCCTGCTCGCCACCGCTGTCGGCTGCGCCCCGCAGCCGGAGGAGAAGAGCAGCGCCGCCTCCACCGAGTCGGCCGGAGCCACCTGTGCCAAGGGCAAGTTGGCCACCCAGACGTCGGGCAAGCTGACGATCGCCACCGACGAGCCCGCGTACGAGCCCTGGTTCAAGGACGACAAGCCCGCGAACGGTGAGGGCTTCGAGTCGGCGGTCGCGTACGCCGTGGCGAAGCAGCTCGGCTACGACAAGGCGAACGTCGTGTGGCAGAGCGTGCCCTTCAACAAGGCGTTCGCGCCCGGGGCGAAGACCTTCGACTTCGACATCAACCAGGTGTCGATCAGCGCCGAGCGCAAGAAGGCAGTGGACTTCTCGTCCGGCTACTACGACGTGCGCCAGGCCGTCATCGCGCTGAAGACCTCCAAGGCCGCGAAGGCGACGAGCATCGCGGACCTCAAGGGCCTCAAGCTGGGCGCCCAGGTCGGCACCACCAGCCTCGACTACATCGACGACGTGGTGAAGCCGACCCAGGAGCCGGCCGCGTACGCCAAGAACGACCAGGCCAAGTCCGCGCTGCAGAACGGCCAGGTGGACGCCATCGTCGTCGATCTGCCGACCGCCTTCTACATCACCGCCGCCGAGGTGACCGACGCGAAGATCGTCGGGCAGTTCGAGAACCAGGGCGGTACGCCGGAGCAGTTCGGGCTCGTGCTCGACAAGGGCAGCGCGCTCACCTCGTGCGTGACGACAGCGGTGGACGCCCTGCGCAAGGACGGCACGCTCGCCTCGATCGAGAAGCAGTGGCTGTCGGACGCCGTCGACGCTCCGGTGCTCAAGTGACCGCAGTGAAGGAGGAGTCCGGGCAGGAGGACCCGGGCGACATGGCGGACCGGGGTGACGGTTACGTCCCCTCGCAGCGGCGGCTCGACCGCGAGCGGTTCAAGCGCAATCGCGCGCGCCGGGCCACGTCGATCGCCGCGCTGTCCACCCTGGTCACCGGGGTCGTCCTCTACCTGGTCGTCGTCAACGCGCCGGGCTGGCCGCGCACCAAGGAGACGTTCTTCAACGGGGAGTACGCGCGCGAGGCGTTCCCCAAGGTCCTCGAAGGGCTGTGGCTCAACGTACGGCTGCTGCTGATCTGCGGTGTCGCGGTGCTCGTCCTGGGCATGCTGATCGCCATCGCGCGCACGCTCCGCGGCCCGGTGTTCTTCCCACTGCGCGCGCTGGCCGCCGCGTACACGGACTTCTTCCGCGGCCTCCCGCTGATCATCAACCTGATGATCGTCGTCCTGGGTGTCCCGGCGCTGCGGCTGACGGGCGTCACCGTGGACCCGGTGCTCCTCGGCGGTACGGCGCTGACGCTGACGTACTCGGCGTACGTCGCCGAGGTGTTCCGGGCCGGCATCGAGTCCGTGCACCCGTCGCAACGGGCGGCGGCGCGCTCACTCGGGCTGACCAACCGGCAGGCGCTGCGGCACGTCGTACTGCCCCAGGCCGTACGGCGCCAGGTGCCGCCGCTGCTGAACGACCTGGTGTCGCTGCAGAAGGACACCGGGCTCGTGTCGATCGGCGGCGCGGTCGACGCCGTACGCGCGGCCGACATCATCGTGGGCCGCAGCCTCAATTACACGCCGTACATCGTCGCGGGACTGGTCTTCGTCGCGCTGACCATCCCGATGACCCGCTTCACGGACTGGGTGACGGCGCGGATGGACCGGCAGCGGGCGCAGGGAGGAACACTGTGAGCGGCATCCCCGACAACTCGTCGGTCTCCTCCCCCGTGCTCCGGATGGAGTCCGTGCGCAAGACCTTCGGTGACACGGTCGTCCTGCGGGACGTCGACCTGGAGGTCGCGCCGCACTCGGTGACCGCTCTGATCGGCGCGTCCGGCTCCGGCAAGTCGACGCTGCTGCGGTGCGCGAACCTGCTGGAGGACATCGACGACGGCGCGATCTGGCTGGACGGCGAGGAGATCACCGACCCGCGGACCGACCAGGACGCCGTGCGCCGCCGGATCGGCGTGGTCTTCCAGGCGTACAACCTCTTTCCGCACATGACCGTCCTGGAGAACATCACCCTCGCCCCGCGCCGGGTGCACGGCGTGGACCGCGCGGCGGCGGAGCAGCACGCCCGTGAGCTGCTGGAGCGGCTCGGGCTCGGCGCGAAGGCGGGCGAGTACCCGGACCGGCTGAGCGGCGGACAGCAGCAGCGGGCCGCGATCGTCCGCGCGCTGGCCGTACGGCCCAGGCTGCTGCTCCTCGACGAGATCACCGCGGCCCTCGACCCGGAACTCGTGGGCGAGGTCCTCGCCGTCGTCCGGGACCTGAAGGGCGACGGTATGACGATGGTCCTGGCCACCCATGAGATGGGCTTCGCCCGCGATGTCGCGGACCAGGTCTGCTTC contains these protein-coding regions:
- a CDS encoding maleylpyruvate isomerase family mycothiol-dependent enzyme, translating into MADHVRDLASVHDATERLLTAVAKLNNDSVAEPSRLPGWTRGHVLAHLARNADALVNVLEGRLMYVSGEARDAGIERDAPRPLDVQLSDVRESAARFQEAGAVPADWSRTVELRNGVTDTASRVPFRRWIEVELHHVDLGIGYELEDLPAEFMEREITFLADRFTGHPEVPPTVITDGTRAWRTGSEAGGPEVTVTGAAPELLGWLAGRRDGAELDVQGGALPTLPAL
- a CDS encoding MBL fold metallo-hydrolase; this encodes MTYSGAVKVGGPADVHELPDLMITKVAVGPMNNNAYLLRCRATDEQLLIDAANDAHTLITLIGDDGIASVVTTHQHGDHWQALAEVVEATGARTYAGRDDAEGIPVPTDVPVADGDTIRVGRVELTARHLVGHTPGSIALVYDDPHGHPHVFTGDCLFPGGPGRTTRPEEFNSLMGGLETKLFDVLPDETWIYPGHGNDTSLGTERPHLAEWRARGW
- a CDS encoding DUF2267 domain-containing protein, which codes for MITDVREPLEHRQPYSTAYEQMLEKVRYEGAYPTRERADEAVRLVLSGLGRQLTGDERVDLAACLPLEGARVLTAQIPDPQPLTGWAFVKDLAARTGASLATTRWDTGSVFSAVAAHAGSDLITRVLGRLPTGYALLFGRAELTPAA
- a CDS encoding DUF2267 domain-containing protein — its product is MTLRREAFLDHVKERGEYGTAEEAERAARVVLALLGAHLVGEVRAQLAARLPEGFALILLNPLQSAEPLPPERFVRATAAWIEGATEQTATWDVGAVLSTVADAVGDDLLGQILLQLPVGYDLLFGRPLPT
- a CDS encoding Hsp20/alpha crystallin family protein, whose translation is MLMRTDPFRELDRLTQQLMGPGTWSRPSAMPMDAYREGDDYVVAFDLPGVTADAIDIDVERNMLTVKAERRPVTKAADDVQMELSERPLGVFSRQIVLADTLDTEHIKADYDAGVLTLRIPIAERAKPRKISIGVGSGRQEISG
- a CDS encoding type III effector protein, translating into MTAADQPSTTSTNAHSPASFLAAVAALNAIDGALRDAHRDSPDMPDGPGTGPGPGPEQALASLMLLRQVRELLAGWETGLIETARDAGASWADLAHPLGVASRQAAERRYLRGRPGPAGTTGEQRVTATRQARAVERTTAAWARANAADLRRIAGQITALTDLPATARRPLDKLHAALAHDDPADLVAPLTATRPYLAATHPGLAARLDTLTPP
- a CDS encoding TetR/AcrR family transcriptional regulator translates to MADDRTEHILDAALSAFCQYGYGKTTMQDVARAAGMSRAALYLHFPSKEDLFRAGSRRAHSWALGEVDTALTRQGDALSRVDAAMAAYFGGLLAQISSSVHGGEVLDASLDVAGDIAGEAHAALVVRLTSALHSAEAAGEVQFATSGATAEDIVLLLLAVEDGLKKTSADPQLRQQRRALFLRLVHAGIAPLGQPHTEGDAP
- a CDS encoding nuclear transport factor 2 family protein; translation: MTQTAAVPAGGAIAEQIREVERARLRALVAGDIRAASELHSPDFQLVTPVGHLLPKDAYLQAIATGDIDYVEWEPGPIDVRIHGTAAVIRYQATLEVIFKHHRVPRASYWHTDTYENADGQWQAVWSQATAIEQMTERPLP
- a CDS encoding ABC transporter substrate-binding protein, with amino-acid sequence MHLAPYMLRRAFSAATVALLATAVGCAPQPEEKSSAASTESAGATCAKGKLATQTSGKLTIATDEPAYEPWFKDDKPANGEGFESAVAYAVAKQLGYDKANVVWQSVPFNKAFAPGAKTFDFDINQVSISAERKKAVDFSSGYYDVRQAVIALKTSKAAKATSIADLKGLKLGAQVGTTSLDYIDDVVKPTQEPAAYAKNDQAKSALQNGQVDAIVVDLPTAFYITAAEVTDAKIVGQFENQGGTPEQFGLVLDKGSALTSCVTTAVDALRKDGTLASIEKQWLSDAVDAPVLK
- a CDS encoding amino acid ABC transporter permease, translating into MTAVKEESGQEDPGDMADRGDGYVPSQRRLDRERFKRNRARRATSIAALSTLVTGVVLYLVVVNAPGWPRTKETFFNGEYAREAFPKVLEGLWLNVRLLLICGVAVLVLGMLIAIARTLRGPVFFPLRALAAAYTDFFRGLPLIINLMIVVLGVPALRLTGVTVDPVLLGGTALTLTYSAYVAEVFRAGIESVHPSQRAAARSLGLTNRQALRHVVLPQAVRRQVPPLLNDLVSLQKDTGLVSIGGAVDAVRAADIIVGRSLNYTPYIVAGLVFVALTIPMTRFTDWVTARMDRQRAQGGTL
- a CDS encoding amino acid ABC transporter ATP-binding protein; the encoded protein is MESVRKTFGDTVVLRDVDLEVAPHSVTALIGASGSGKSTLLRCANLLEDIDDGAIWLDGEEITDPRTDQDAVRRRIGVVFQAYNLFPHMTVLENITLAPRRVHGVDRAAAEQHARELLERLGLGAKAGEYPDRLSGGQQQRAAIVRALAVRPRLLLLDEITAALDPELVGEVLAVVRDLKGDGMTMVLATHEMGFARDVADQVCFLEGGVVLERGTADQVFGDPQQERTQQFLRRIVEAGRL